The genomic window CTGCAGGCTGAGGAGGAACATCTGTGCTCTTTTAGGAACCAGTGACCTTCAAGGACGTGGCTGTGGACTTCACCCAAGAGGAGTGGGGGCAGTTGGACTCTATTCAGAGGACCCTGTACCGTGACGTGATGCTGGAGACCTATGGGCATCTGCTCTCTGTGGGTAAGGTGGTGCTGCCTGAGTAAATGAAGGTGTTTCCATGCAATACCTTCtggttctctgtgtttaagagctCACAGGCTGTAACTATTGgtaatatatgttaactagatttaGTGTTACGATAATAACACTAAATGataatttcacaatgtatacaaatattgaaacatgtacacctgaaactgatataatgttctgtgtcaattacatctcagttttaaaaattagcaacGCATAACACCACCACTGACCAataacactcaataaataaaataaaaaataaataaaaaagagctcATGAGGGTCTCAAAAGGGCTGAGATGATCTTGAGCCCTCCTGAGGTTCAAGAACAAAATTCCTAATGCTTATAAAGCATAAAGTATGCTTATTCTGCCCAAATGATAAGTCAGGGAAGAACAGGCAAGGACATTTTCAAGGCTACACAAGTCTGTGTTTTTTCCTCCATGTGTAGGGAATCAGATTGCCAAGCCGGAGGTCATCTCTCTGTTGGAGCAAGGAGAAGAACCATGGTCAGTGGAACAAGCATATCCTCAAAGCACTTGTCCAGGTGAGGGCAGGTGGGAGCAAGGAACTTTCCTGCAAGCCCTCCTTGTTTGAGAAAGGGGCTGAGGCCATGAGGAGTTACCTTCCTCAGAGGCATTCACAATTTCCTCCAAGGAGCTGCATCCCGTGTATTGACTTTTTTGTAGCTGTTGATTCAGAGCAAAGGTGGCCACCCTGTTAACAAGGTAGCAGATTGTATGAGCTGCAGTTTCCCTTCCTCTCCGTCCATTCTCCTGATGCCCCTCATATTCTCTGCTGTCCCTTTCTCTGAGATAATTTCTCACTCACTTACCTGCTTTTTAGtgtgttcatttccttttgtgacaGACTCACAGCCAGGAGccacagactcttttttttttaagggttttataTAGGTAATGTATTCACATGGTTCAAAAAATTCAGAGCTACATAGAATGTGTGAGCTGAAAAACCTCACTTATTTTTGCTGCTGTTATCCACATTATttcaccccacctccccacagggCACGTACACACAGGTAAccacttttcttttattataaatgtttcagctattttcttagtggtttccCTGAggattataattaatattttaatttatagtaATGTACTTTGGTTAATACCATTAATTTTGGTAGCATACAAAAACCTTCCTTCTGTGTATTTCTATCCTCACCCATTTATGCTGTTATTGTCAGAAATTACATCTATACATAGTATGTCCATCAACACAGACTTACAgttattgctttgtttttgtcttttttttaaatttcttttttatttttgagagagagacagagcgtgactgggggaggggtagagagagagggagacacagaatccaaagcaggctctagacctctggtgtggggcctgaactcgagagctgtgagatcatgatctgagctgaagtcagacgtttaaccaactgaaccacataGGTGCCTGTTTTTGGCTTTTAAatcagataggaaaaaaaaattacaagcaaaAAATGTGTTTAGACGGCCTTGTCATATTTACCTATGTAGTTACATTTATTGGTGTCCTGTATTTTGAGTTACTGCCTGTGTCCTGTCATTTCACCCAAAGGACTCCATTTGTTTTAGGGCAGGTTTGCTGGCAGCAGACTCTCTCAGATGGTTTATCTTGGAGTGCTTTCCTTTCCCCCTCATTTTGGAAGGAGAGTTTTGCCAGATACAGGATTCTTGGTtggcagtatttttctttcttacctccATGGTTTCCAGACAGGTATGCCCTGTTGGTCATATGAAGATCCCTTGGATGTGATGAAtaccttttctcttgctgctttcagcaTCCTCTATCAGGCTTTGGCTTTTGACAGTTTAATTATCATATGTATTCTATGTTCCCAGAAATGTTTTAGAACTTTTCAAAGCCCCTAAGAACGTCTTCTcccttggctttttaaaaatcattttggtttTGCGTATTGTTTGCTTTAGCTATTTGCCATCGTCTCAGGCGGTAATGACTTTTTAATATACTGCCTGTAAATGTTTGACAAATACCTGCTTCCTAGAGGCTTCCAGTCCCTGACAACCTTTCAAGGGCCTGACAACCACCAAATGGGTCAAATAATGACTATTCTTTGGGAATGAGGCTTTGGGGAACCCCCAGCTTCGTGCTGTTCCCTCTAGTACCAGAAATATTGGCTGTTATTTTACAAGGCTGCTGCTGAGCCGGGGAGCCAGAGATGGGACTAGGGTAAGTTACAGTGCCCCAAAGCCCACTGTTCCAAAAATTCAGCTGTCTTTCTTGAATAAACTCTTCTCTGGGCTGCCAGAGGACTTTGGTTAATGTATAGAATTCTGAGGAAATTGATTCTGACAGTTTTTGGTTGCTTTTATGGAATGGTGAAATTTCAGAGGCcctattttgccatttttactgACATCTTGCCCCAGATAAtcagttttaataatttctattatatGTTTCCAGAGTTTCCTTTCACAGCTAAAAGCATATAGAGATACGGTTATTTTCACCTTTCTAAAAGTAGAGTATAATCTATTCTGTTGTGtatcttgctgtttttaatttaataacgTACAACAGCCTGTTCTTGAGTTGTGAAGGTGGCTATCTTCCCATCCATTCTAATGAAGTAGGCTTTTTGGAGTCTCATCAGTTGCCCCCATTCATATCTGAAACCTTCCATCAAGGGCTCTGAATTCCAGGAGCTTTAACTCTCCTACTCTTGGCGCTGACCATTCTGAGTTACTATCCTGAACCACCGTCCTGAGGTTTGGTTCCACCATCTCCATCCTTAAACTTCTGTCTTGCAAATCACCTCAACCAACTCTGTGATCCTGCTAGAACCGGGAAGCTCATCTCTTCCTTCTAAATTACGTTTCGTCCTCTTTTTGATGCATATCGCTGGTACCAGCCTCCTGTGAGTCCTCCAAGCTGGAAATTGAGAAGTCttaccttccttttcttctccaagaTGTAATGGTTCTTCTAGCTCCTGAGATTTTCTGCCTCTGAAATGTTAGTTGTGTGTCACTCAGCTTCTACCAACATCACCCTCAGGTCCCTTACCAAATTCCAGCTCAagttaatgaataaatttttacttattattagcTACCTCAGGTGTTTTTTCTTGATCTACCTCCCTGAAATCTTCTATTATGAGCTCTCTGTCAGTAAATCTGCAGTGATTCGAGTAGCCTTTTAAATAACTCTGACTAGATAGGTTTCAAGaccatccatttttttctgttatttttctcattttgtcacTAGCTCGTGCTGTACAGGAGCAGTATGTCTATATTCAAGTAAAGCCTGAAGGCTGAGCTCATGTCATTTCTCTTGTGCGAAACCTTCCTAGATTGTTTCTGTTGAGTACTAATCTCTGATCTCCTTTCCTAGCCTCCCACCCGCCCAGCAACTGCATCCCCTCAGGCTCAGTGATACACTGTGTGTATTGTTGACAACTGTTTACTATGTCCTCTCATCACATAGGTTCTAACTCCCAGGTTAGATGATACTTTGTTGTCCTGTCTCTGGTTCTGGATACTCAGACTACAAGTACCAACTATAAAGTAGGACAAGAATTGTTCATTTGCTTAGCTACCATTTCTTAAAGTTTCTACTGGAAGGATTCAAAATCTATATGAAGATTGATCATTCCCTAACTTCTAGGAGCTAAGCTTGAAATTAGTAATAAATGCCACATCTTGAGCAAAGTAGGGCCCCTGTTGTAATGGAGTTGGatagtaaaaggaaggaaatggtgtatggtgaagacagaagaaaaacctAGAGAAAGTGGACAAGAGTCTGTGTCGAATAAGGTATCTGTGGCTTAGACCCTGCGGTAGGGTAAATAATGACACCCCCTTCCTCCCAAAGGATGTCCACATCTTAAACTTGTGAATATGGTACTTTGTATGGCAAAGGGGCTTCTCAGATGTGAATAAATTTTGAGATGGAGGGATTATCTTGTATTATCTGAATGACCATGGTAATTGCAAGGTCCTTGTAAGAGTGAGGCAGGAGtgtctgagacacagagaggagatGTGGTGACAGAAACAGAGGATGAAGTGATATGCTCTGCAGATGGAGGAAGGAGCTATAAGCCAAAGGATGCAGGCAGCTTCTAAAAGCAGGAGAAGGCCACGCTGTAGATTCTGCCCTAGAGGGAGGCTCCCCTGATTGTAGCCCAGTAAAagccattttggacttctgacttccaaaGCTGTAAAGTAATAAGATTGTGTGATTTTAAGCTGCTGcatgtgtggtaatttgttatagcagcagtaGGAGACTCAGACAGACCCCTTCAGTTGTTGGAGGACTGTTACCTCAGCAGTGATGGTGGATAGCTTTCATATGTTGAACTTGCCAGACATTTCACTGGATTCACAATCTCGCGAAGATATTGGAAACATCCTCTGTGGATAGTATACAGCcagtatgtatgaatgtatgtgcgcgcgcgtgtgtgtgtgtgtgtgtgtgtgtgtgtgtgtgtgtttatatatacatagatttttaaaaattatatttgtaagtaatctctacacccaacgtggggcttgaattcacaaccccaggatcaagagttgcacgctctactgactgagccagccaggtgcccggaGCCACAATTTAAATACAGATTATATCAGGCTATAACTCCTGTGTCTTCATCATAATGTGTTGCCTTTCGAGTCTGTCTTGTGTGCCATTGCTTTGCAAATCATTCTGTAGTTAGAAGGGTTGTAACTGTAGGAGTGTTCTTAAACTATGGTGATTTGTGGGCTGACAAATTTTGTGTCATTGACTGAATGGAATATGAAACAATGAGACAGCATATTAACATAGATAAGATCCTTGCTTGAAGCTTCTGTTGGTGATACTTTCTCTTAACGCCAGTCCCTCCTTTTTGGGGGGCAGGTGTCAAAATAGGGAAGGAGTCAGGATATTAAAACACAGAAGTGAATTAGGACACTTTCATCATTTAAACATAAGTTAAAGGCCTGGTTGCTTGTTTATCTTGTAAGCaagttatttcttattttttcacctTAATAATATTCACTGGGTCCCTTTGTCAGGGATCCCCCAGGCCACCCTTGGGTTCAGTGATTTCACTAGGATGCACAGGACTCAAAAGTCATTGTACTTTTGTAATGCTGTACAAAGCAATGgcagcagagggagaaggcaCATGAATATAAGTCTGGAGGAAACCAAGTGCAAGCTTTCAGTAGTCCTTTTCCAGTGGAGTTGCAGAGGACACACACGTTTAATTCCTTCAGCAGTGAGTTGTGACAACACATATGACATGTCATCTACTAGGAAAGCTGGCCAGAGCCTAGGAGTCCAGGGTGTTTATTGGAGATTTGAATACACAGTGCCTATGTAACTGACTGCAACCACTGAAGCTCCAGAcccccagaaggaaagcagatgttCACCATAAATGACCATAAATGTCATTTGTACACACTATCTAGAGAGATGCTACACAGTGTGCTTCAAGGCCTCAAGCATGCAAAACACTCTTAGACCATTCCAGGACCTCGATTCCTTTACCATACACCTTTATCCTGGTCTTTTTTTCTATGGGAAAATGCACTTAAATGGTTGTTATTGGTATCCAGTATACACTTATGCTGgttcacatactttttttttttcactattctcCTCTTCCCTGTTACGATCTTTGTGTTACAAATCTATTTGAAAACAAGGTCACACCTGCCTTTTCAATAATACGGACAATAAATCTCACTTTTCCCACTCTGTTCTCGGAAATTTTTTCTCTGTGCTCTCAtggcttttttttctgattatttcagaATGGATGAGAAATCTTGAAAGCAAAGCATTGATCCCAACACAAAGCATTTTTGAGGAAGAACAATCCCATAGCATGAAGCTGGAAAGATACATATGGGATGATCCTTGGTTCTCCAGGTTAGAAGTCTTGGGATGTAAAGACCAGTTGGAAATGTATCACATGAACCAGAGTACAGCTATGAGGCAAATGGTCTTCATGCAAAAGCAAGTACTATCTCAAAGAGGTTCAGAATTCTGTGAACTTGGAGCAGAGTGTAGCCAGAGCTTAAACTTTGTTCCATCTCAGAGAGTTTCTCAAATAGAACATTTCTATAAGCCTGATACAAATGCTGAAAGCTGGCGGTGTAACTCAGCCATAATGTATGCAGATAAGATTACCTGTGGAAATCATGATTATGACAAAACTTTCTACCAGTCCATACAACCTAATCAGCCTGAAAGGATGCAGACTGGAGGTAATCTTCTTAAATGTACTGATGCTGTGAAATCTTTCAATCATATACTACATTTTGGTGATCATAAGGGAATGCATACAGGAGAAAAACTCTACGAATATAAGGAATGCCATCAAATCTTTAACCAGAGCCCATCATTTAATGAACACCCACGACTTCATATTGGAGAAAACCAGTATGATTACAAAGAATATgagaatatcttttatttttcatcatttatgGAGCGTCAAAAAATTGGTACTGTAGAGAAAGCATATAAATACAACGAATGGGAGAAAGTCTTTGGGTATGACTCATTCCTTACTCAACATACAAGTACATACACCtcagagaaaccctatgaatatAATGAATGTGGAACATCTTTCATCTGGAGCTCTTACCTTATCCAGCATAAGAAaactcatactggagagaaaccctatgaatgtgaTAAATGTGGAAAAGTATTTAGGAATCGTTCGGCCCTTACTAAACATGAACGGACTCACACTGGAATAAAGCCCTATGAATGTaataaatgtggaaaagccttcagctGGAATTCTCATCTTATTGTACATAAGAGaattcatacaggagagaaaccttatgtatgtaatgaatgtgggaaatctttcAACTGGAACTCCCATCTTATTGGACATCAGAGAACTCATACCGGAGAGAAACCCTTTGAATGTActgaatgtgggaaatctttcAGCTGGAGCTCCCATCTTATTGCCCACATGAGAATGcatactggagagaagccctTTAAATGTGATGAATGTGAAAAAGCTTTCAGGGATTACTCAGCCCTTAGTAAACACGAAAGAACTCACTCTGGAGCAAAACCATATAAATGTACTGAATGTGGAAAATCCTTCAGCTGGAGCTCACATCTTATTGCccatcagagaactcacacaggagagaaaccctataaCTGTCAGGAATGTGGCAAAGCATTCAGAGAACGCTCAGCCCTCACTAAACACgaaataattcattctggaaTCAAGCCTTATGAATGTAATAAATGTGGGAAGTCCTGCAGCCAGATGGCTCACCTTGTTAGACATCAAAGGACTCATACTGGAGAAAAGCCCTATGAGTGTAATAAATGTGGAAAATCCTTCAGTCAGAGCTGTCACCTTGTTGCTCATCGGAGAATTCACACTGGTgagaaaccctataaatgtaATCAATGTGAAAGATCTTTTAACTGTAGCTCTCACCTTATTGCACATCGGAgaactcatactggagagaaaccatatagatgtaatgaatgtgggaaagcatTTAATGAGAGTTCTTCCCTTATTGTACATCTAAGAAACcatactggagaaaaaccctACAAATGTAATCATTGTGAGAAAGCTTTCTGTAAGAATTCTTCTCTCATTATTCATCAGAGAATGCATAGTGGAGAGAAACGCTTTATATGCAATGACTGTGGAAAAGCCTTTAGTGGTCACTCAGCCCTACTTCAGCATCAGAGAAATCATAGTGAAGAGAAACTGTGAATTGAATTGataagagatttttcttttattgtacatTTGGTAACACActgaaaaaaaaccctataaataTAATCAAGAGGGCAAATTGTTTAGTAAGAATTCAGAAagacttctttttattatttggtaGAAAGTATCTCCTTAGAAGAAACCTATGAATGAAAAGAATAGAACAAAGCTTTCAGCAGTTATGTAGCCTTTATTTAATATCAGAGAATTACAGTGAAGAAAACTCAAATCCCCTCATGGTCCTACTTGATTCCTACCAGGAATCCTACTTGAGGAACATGAATATAGGGAATAAGACTTCTTTCAGTAAGAGATCTCAACTGAGGTCTGAATTTGTGGATTGCAGTGCATTGTTAAGGGAAACCTTATTCTAGGAAAAGTTTTTTAACTGAAAGTACACTGTTTTGCATCAAGCTGGAATAATGGATAGGAAGCTTTATAATAACATCTTGTGCATAATTATGGAAATACAGATTTTGCTGTTACAAAGGGAGAATGTGGGTGCCGTTTAAGGAACACAATATGAAATACTAAatctgaatttaagaaaaaaaattagtattgaATGGGATATTTACTGTCGACCAAGATTAACCTTAGAAAAGATTAGTAAATGATTTTACTAATGGTGGAAAGATTATTACCTAGAAGTATGAGACTGATGTTGTTAGAACAAAAGTTGACAGTTTATGACCCATTGTGTCAGTGTCCATGGTTTACTCATGATTGCATTGTTGGAAAATTCACTTGTGATCTGTTTTAGGCAATCACTGTAAGTTACAATTGTGGACACTGCATCGATATACATAATGTTAAGGAATGAAAAGGACACAAAACTGTATATACGTATCTATTATAACatctaaaaaatgtatatggatAAGGACTGGAAGGATCCATGGAGAAATTAACCTTgttaatttaagatttttaaaaaagttttataaacacAGCACGTATGTGCTAGgctttgttttaaatgctttcagaTATTAACTTGTTCAATCTCCTTAACtctatgagataggtactattattatcccagttttacaaatggagaaactcGTGCAGAGTGTTGAGAAACCTACCTAAGGACACACAGCTATTAAGGAATGGAACCAAGATTGTTTGGCTCTAGAGTCATGTTTTTAACTACCATGTTATGCTGCctctccagtgattttttttttcccctaaatttttcttttgttcagttttctaTAGTAGATAACTTGATAATAAAAACCGAGAAATTCCtaaacagtgagaaataaagttACCTGGCTCTCTGACCTGAATGATTTCTGGTAACATGAGAGCTAAGCGGCCTTTGGAATATGAAGTCTGGATTGGACAGTCAGAATCACTGCCATTTTCTAGTACTTGGGTTCCCTAAGATTTCACCACCCACAATCCTGAGCATTACAGCACAACAGTGACTGGAAGACAAATCGGAGGTTTGGGCAATGCTGAGGAATGCCTCTTGATGGGGTTAGAATGGCCCTtgtggggcagagagcaagagacactACAGCACATGGGAGCATTGTTTCTCAAGGTCTCTCTCAAATTCAGTGTTTATGCTTTCTTTATCTTCTCTTGATGAGAAGATTGCTTGATAGTAGGGGCGCttcagaagggaaggaagctCACCAATTCATCAGAGTGAGGAAGTCTCTCTGAGTGCTCCTaggggaaaggaggcaggatGGATAAGCAGATTTAGGTGGCTTCTCTCCTGTTCACAGATATTTCCTCTATTTCCCTAAAGTAGGACTATAATTACGGGCCAGGAATCCTTGGATAGGCTTCAAGGACATTGGTTAGAAATCCAGGATACAAAAGGTTCATCTAGTTCTTACAGGGTCCCCATTGGTTGAGAAACAGTGACCTACTGGTGTGGGAGGGTGTGTGTTCTGTAGCTGGAACTCACATAGGTATGTAACATCTGATTCCTTACCTTTCAGGGCTTAGTGCATAGTGGTCACCCAATAAATGTTGCAGGAGTAAATTAATGCATTTCTCATGTGATTTCTGCAAATATCTTTAGAATAGAATTAGCAATATTATCTCTGTAAGAGAAAGTAATATGTGTCAAGTAATACTGTGAATATATGGGTAGAGTATTCTAATACCCAGTGTAATACACTTTGAGCAAACTGAGATTCTTTGATTTAGTGACTCCAAAGAATCTCATAATTCATATACAATATTACACAAGCATCCTGACAAGTCACTCTATATTACACAgcttaatatcttttaaaaaagtttttctaaaaGTGCCTTTTGTGGCCCAGCCCATATCACAAGTCAAGAGAAAGTCCCAGACTTCTGCTTCCTCCTGGAAGGATCCCTacatctctatcatctatcacaCAGCGTTATGTGCACAGTGTGCCTTGGATGTTCAGGACTCCCACACCCCTTCACCTCCCTTACTCCAACCCTCTAACCTATGTATGGCTTAGTtcattgcccttttttttttttaaccccatgTTCAACTCCCCAACTCTGGAACCTTCTGCTGGGCCCAACTGGAACTCATTTCATCATGAGCTCTTCCTTGAAACCTTCCTGCTGTGACTGAAGCTTGAGTCTCCCCTATGCACAGTGTCTCTTATGATGGCTTCAAGGGGtggctcctttcttctcccctccaccccccacttttCTCATTTGCAGCCTCTAGAttgttcctcccttctctctaaaACTCACCTCTGACTCTTGGGACATGAGACCATCACACTTGCTTCCCTTCATTCCAGTCATCTATTATGAGTCACTCATCCACATATCAAAGAATTCGGCACCTGCCTTACTGCATCTAGAACCATTCCATCATCCATCTGGATGATCTTTCCATGTCCTGACCTCACAGGACCCCTCTGCTTATGGTTTTGTCAACCACTTGCCACAGTCAGTCACTCCCATGGTCATCCCTAGGACCATTCCATTACTAGTGACTGGAACCCCTCCACCATCTGTTTCCTAAGCTGCTTGGCTTGGCTATTTagtatcaaaattccaacaattCCTTGACTTAACCTTCCCTCAGGCTCACTGCCAGCAGATGACTTTGCTTCCCGCTTACCTGAGAACAGAAGGAATCAGTAGAAGCCTTCCATAACGTACCCATTGTCCACAGTGTCTGCCCTGTCCCACAGGGACCTACATACAAACTGGCTGGGTTGACTCCAGAGCCTATCTCGAGGGCATTGCTCTAGCAAGTTTGCCTTATCTCCTGTATCATCACGTTCTGCCGATGTACTAGATTATTCCCACCAATAtgtaaacatacttaaaaaaaactctcGATAACACATTCCCTTCTAGCTCCTGCATaatttctctgcttcattataGAAAGCAAAATTTTTCAAGAGTTGTCTGTTTTGCGGTCTCcacttcttttccattcttgAAACCTCTCCAAACCTACCTCACTGCCAGATGTCCTCCACATTGCTAAACCTAGTAGTCAATTCCGTTTTTTACTTCCTTGAAATATCAGCAGCATTATAGATCATGGATCATTACCTCCTTGAAGCATGTTTTTCACATGGCTTTCAGGACTTTACACCTGATTCTGGCCTTCATTTCAGGCTCCCTTAGCTGtttcctcccccacttccctTACCTCTTACTGTCAGGGTGCCCCATTTCCTGTTTACATCCCTGAAGTTCTTATCCAGTCTTGAGGCTTCAAACACCACTGTTATGCTGAGGACTTTCCTTTTAGGGCTACAGTTTGAGGAGTGTTGAAAAATGTCTACACCCTTGTTACTATCACTACAATCAAAACTATATTTTCGCTTTCCCAAAAAGTTCCTTTATGTCTCTTTAGTTAATCCCCATCACACCCCACTGCCCCAACCTCTGGGCAACACCTATCTGCTCTGCCACTACATACTAAGATTGTCTTTTAgagtttcatataaatagaatcacacgGTATTTTATTCATATACTACTTTTACTATGTGGACACTTTTGGGATCAGGTCTTTTCTCCACATAatgttttttttgtctgtttttgaggttcatccatgttgtagctcGTATCAGtagtttactcctttttttttttttttttgctgagtagcattccattctGTGAATGTGCTACCATTACTTATCCTCTTCACCTGCTGATGAGCATAAAGTTGTTTCCAtttgttggctattgtaaatatagCTGATACAGACATTCTACCACAGGGCTTTTGTGTGTGTAAGTTTGCATTTATCTTGGGTAAAAACCTAGGAGTGGAGTGGCTGGGTTTGAAGTATATGCATAACTTTCTAAGACACTCTCTGTGGGCTTTTAGTCTGATGTCTTTAATCTGTTTTACATTCTgggaaatgtctttttttgtgatattatccattttttttaaagaataagaagcactttgtgctctctctctgcttttcaaaaatgaataaatgttaaaaaaaaaaggggggtgcacctgggtggctcagttggttaagcatccaacttcagctcaggtcacgatctcgtggtctgtgagttcaagccctgcgttggggtctgtgctgacagctcagagcctggagcctgcttctgtttctgtgtctccctccctctatgcccctcccccattcatgctctgtctccctctgcctttcaaaaatgaataaatgtttaaaaacatttttttaaaagaataagaaccacaaggggtgcttgggtggctcagttggttgagcatccaacttcagctcaggtcatgatctcatagttcgtgggtttgaaccctgtatcgggctctgtgctgatggctcagagcctggagcctgcttcagattctgtgtctccctctctctctacccgtcccgtgctcatgctctgtctctctctgtctcaaaaataaataaaaacattaaaaaaaataagaaccataaaACATTGCACAAGGAGGATACGAGCATAGGGAGCATTACAAGAGATAAAAAGGTCAGTTTTTAGAAGTCTGTGATATGCTTAAATCAGACCAACGAATAAAGGCTTACTATTGTTCCAGTGACAAATGGTAACAGAATGATGGTAGTGAGGCTTGTACAAGGATTggtaaatatagaaaacaaggaACAAGTCAGGCCAGTCTATAGGGTTAAGGCTCTTTCTGCCTGGATTTCTGTTAAACCTCCTTGATTACGACTCTTTTAGCCACATAGCATATAGTGGGCTTTGTTTTTCTGAACTCCCACTGTTAGTTTTATACATTCTTGACAGTTATGTACAGGCACAGTTGGTTATATGCATTCACCTTGCTAATCTACCAGGGTGCTCTCCTCACCAGCTCTAGCCTACTTCTTTGGAAAGCAATCAGGTATTCCCAAATTCCTCTTCTCATTCTATGCCTCTAAATTTCCTTTCTgagctttttaacatttatttccctCTCATGTATTTTCCTTGTTTACCAGGGAGTAACTGCCTCCCTTCTTT from Panthera tigris isolate Pti1 chromosome E2, P.tigris_Pti1_mat1.1, whole genome shotgun sequence includes these protein-coding regions:
- the ZNF606 gene encoding zinc finger protein 606 isoform X1 — encoded protein: MAAVNPWASWGVLTDQSWGMAAVDPWTSWALCPQDSAWPVEESPKEERRVTGLPTAQVQEPVTFKDVAVDFTQEEWGQLDSIQRTLYRDVMLETYGHLLSVGNQIAKPEVISLLEQGEEPWSVEQAYPQSTCPEWMRNLESKALIPTQSIFEEEQSHSMKLERYIWDDPWFSRLEVLGCKDQLEMYHMNQSTAMRQMVFMQKQVLSQRGSEFCELGAECSQSLNFVPSQRVSQIEHFYKPDTNAESWRCNSAIMYADKITCGNHDYDKTFYQSIQPNQPERMQTGGNLLKCTDAVKSFNHILHFGDHKGMHTGEKLYEYKECHQIFNQSPSFNEHPRLHIGENQYDYKEYENIFYFSSFMERQKIGTVEKAYKYNEWEKVFGYDSFLTQHTSTYTSEKPYEYNECGTSFIWSSYLIQHKKTHTGEKPYECDKCGKVFRNRSALTKHERTHTGIKPYECNKCGKAFSWNSHLIVHKRIHTGEKPYVCNECGKSFNWNSHLIGHQRTHTGEKPFECTECGKSFSWSSHLIAHMRMHTGEKPFKCDECEKAFRDYSALSKHERTHSGAKPYKCTECGKSFSWSSHLIAHQRTHTGEKPYNCQECGKAFRERSALTKHEIIHSGIKPYECNKCGKSCSQMAHLVRHQRTHTGEKPYECNKCGKSFSQSCHLVAHRRIHTGEKPYKCNQCERSFNCSSHLIAHRRTHTGEKPYRCNECGKAFNESSSLIVHLRNHTGEKPYKCNHCEKAFCKNSSLIIHQRMHSGEKRFICNDCGKAFSGHSALLQHQRNHSEEKL
- the ZNF606 gene encoding zinc finger protein 606 isoform X2, translated to MAAVNPWASWGVLTDQSWGMAAVDPWTSWALCPQDSAWPVEESPKEERRVTGLPTAQVQEPVTFKDVAVDFTQEEWGQLDSIQRTLYRDVMLETYGHLLSVGNQIAKPEVISLLEQGEEP